The stretch of DNA GTCACACTAAGATGCCCACACCTTCAGGGAGAATTCTCCGTGCTCATCGTGATGGAACAGGGGGTGTCCGAAAGGGACATCGAGCGCGTCACCGCGCGGATCGAGGCGCTCGGCTTCCGGGCGCACCCGATCCCCGGGGCGCTCCGCACGGCCATCGGCATCACGGGGAACAAGGGGCCGTTGAACCCGGCGGAGTTCGAGATCCTGCCGGGGGTCCAGTCGGCCATCGCGGTGACGCAGCCCTACAAGCTCGTCAGCCGCGAGGTGAAGCACGACGACACGCAGATCGTCGTGGCCGGCCGGAAGCTCGGCGCGGGGCACTTCGCGGTCATTGCGGGCCCCTGCGCGGTCGAGTCGCTCGAGCAGACGCTGGTCGTGGCCCACGCCGTGAAGGCGGCGGGGGCGCATTTCCTTCGCGGCGGCGCCTACAAGCCGAGGACCTCCCCGTACGCCTTCCAGGGACTGGAGGTCGAGGGGCTGAAGATCCTCG from Acidobacteriota bacterium encodes:
- a CDS encoding 3-deoxy-7-phosphoheptulonate synthase encodes the protein MLIVMEQGVSERDIERVTARIEALGFRAHPIPGALRTAIGITGNKGPLNPAEFEILPGVQSAIAVTQPYKLVSREVKHDDTQIVVAGRKLGAGHFAVIAGPCAVESLEQTLVVAHAVKAAGAHFLRGGAYKPRTSPYAFQGLEVEGLKIL